From a single Saimiri boliviensis isolate mSaiBol1 chromosome 7, mSaiBol1.pri, whole genome shotgun sequence genomic region:
- the MMAB gene encoding corrinoid adenosyltransferase MMAB, with protein MVVWGLGSRLGLRRCLVAARLLHPRFQSRGPQGVEDGDRPQPSSRTPRIPKIYTKTGDKGFSSTFTGERRPKDDQVFEAVGTTDELSSAIGFALELVTEKGHTFAEELQKIQCLLQDVGSALATPRSSAREAHLKYTTFEAGPILELEQWIDKYTSQLPPLTAFILPSGGKISSALHFCRAVCRRAERRVVPLVQMGETDANVAKFLNRLSDYLFTLARYAAMKEGNQEKIYKKNDPSAESEAL; from the exons ATGGTTGTGTGGGGCCTGGGGAGCCGTCTTGGCCTGCGTAGGTGCCTCGTCGCAGCCAGGCTCCTGCATCCCCGTTTCCAGAGCCGCGGCCCTCAGGGCGTGGAAGACGGGGACAG GCCCCAGCCTTCCTCGAGGACACCCAGGATCCCCAAGATTTACACCAAAACAGGAGACAAAG gGTTTTCTAGCACCTTCACGGGAGAAAGAAGACCCAAAGATGACCAGGTGTTTGAAGCCGTGGGAACTACAGATGAATTAAGTTCAGCTATTGG gTTTGCTCTGGAATTAGTCACAGAAAAGGGCCACACATTTGCTGAAGAGCTTCAGAAA ATCCAGTGCCTGTTGCAGGACGTCGGCTCTGCCCTGGCGACACCCCGCTCCTCGGCCCGGGAGGCTCACTTAA AGTACACCACGTTTGAGGCGGGGCCCATCCTGGAGCTGGAGCAGTGGATCGACAAGTACACCAGCCAGCTCCCACCGCTCACGGCCTTCATCCTGCCG TCAGGAGGCAAGATCAGCTCGGCGCTGCATTTCTGTCGGGCGGTGTGCCGCAGAGCTGAGAGACG TGTGGTGCCTCTTGTCCAGATGGGAGAGACTGATGCGAATGTGGCCAAGTTTTTAAACAG ACTCAGCGACTATCTCTTCACGCTAGCCAGATACGCAGCCATGAAGGAGGGCAATCAagagaaaatatacaagaaaaatgaCCCATCGGCTGAGTCTGAGGCACTCTGA